Proteins encoded in a region of the Paenibacillus sp. W2I17 genome:
- a CDS encoding heparinase II/III family protein, which produces MEDSIHEVENENINQRGTESKALSSLSANRLLDKLSRPELATLYTDLKAYGERALKEPMPSLSFRLYRQFSDMGERKAYEEVYFDRRGRLAAVVMLALDTARPDALQALEEMLWEVCGEYTWCLPAHLGTGEVNQVNGNIDLFAAETVHMLAEIVTIHAERLDRLVIERIRSEAERRIFIPLYQEQRKFHWQTADHNWSAVCGGCCGMAALLLLEDESTLRESISHTVSCMNAFLSGYGEDGGCAEGIGYWVYGFGYFTYYAEMLREYSEGELDLLAGPKIADIATFPLRVHLSGGTFVNYSDSAEQEEIPSGLLSLLASRVGLQVDLPLHIPLLTDDPCHRWAHLLRNVMWSDPAVYGDEGASAQAERGFIFQNLGWMIAKGSLDSPDTKHANGGPLHVAISIKGGHNDEPHNHNDLGQFIIHCGGENILCDPGAGLYTQAYFAPGREQLLHISSSGHNVPLIEGQEQSSGRQAQAHVSEAKLAEGGGELNTTLDLTSAYSGAASLARYTRQFHWKMASDRSWNGAELRLIDRFQWKSRMVSSAERFSSVDVSDAGCSSVVERWMSRVQPEVVKSGNLRWQGIHGTVHMTYDANQWQVFTEVMNTVDHDNVPVTFYRTSLSWTGVIDETDVRTERPNPLETVCEVRFIIESKMGETEVSMRE; this is translated from the coding sequence GTGGAAGATTCCATTCACGAAGTCGAAAATGAAAATATAAACCAACGAGGAACTGAGAGCAAAGCATTGAGTTCCTTAAGTGCCAACAGACTCTTGGATAAGTTATCCCGGCCTGAATTGGCCACGTTATACACAGACTTGAAGGCTTACGGTGAACGCGCCTTGAAAGAACCCATGCCTTCCTTGTCGTTCCGTTTATATCGACAGTTCAGCGATATGGGTGAGCGGAAAGCCTATGAAGAGGTTTATTTCGATCGTAGGGGCAGGCTTGCTGCTGTGGTGATGCTCGCATTAGACACAGCTAGGCCGGATGCACTGCAGGCGCTGGAAGAAATGTTGTGGGAAGTGTGTGGTGAGTATACGTGGTGTTTGCCCGCGCATCTGGGTACGGGAGAGGTCAACCAGGTGAATGGAAACATCGATCTGTTCGCCGCAGAGACGGTACATATGCTGGCTGAGATTGTGACCATTCACGCCGAGCGGCTGGATCGCCTTGTCATAGAACGGATCAGGTCTGAAGCAGAACGGCGAATCTTCATCCCGCTTTACCAGGAGCAACGGAAGTTCCACTGGCAGACAGCGGATCACAATTGGTCGGCAGTCTGTGGTGGCTGCTGTGGCATGGCCGCATTGTTGCTGCTCGAGGATGAGTCCACGCTACGGGAATCGATCTCCCATACGGTCAGCTGTATGAACGCATTCCTGAGCGGATATGGCGAGGATGGCGGCTGTGCCGAAGGCATTGGATATTGGGTATATGGCTTTGGTTATTTCACCTATTATGCCGAGATGCTTCGTGAGTATAGTGAGGGCGAACTAGATCTGCTGGCGGGTCCCAAAATCGCAGACATCGCAACCTTCCCGTTGCGAGTTCATCTGTCGGGTGGCACATTCGTGAATTATTCGGACAGTGCCGAGCAGGAAGAGATCCCTTCCGGATTACTCTCCCTGCTCGCATCCCGGGTCGGGTTGCAGGTGGATCTGCCGCTTCATATTCCACTGCTTACAGATGATCCCTGTCATCGCTGGGCTCATCTATTGCGGAACGTGATGTGGAGCGATCCGGCAGTATACGGTGATGAAGGTGCCTCTGCGCAGGCTGAACGGGGATTTATTTTTCAAAATCTGGGCTGGATGATTGCAAAAGGCTCACTTGATTCTCCGGATACAAAACATGCGAATGGCGGCCCCCTTCATGTGGCTATTTCCATTAAAGGCGGGCATAACGATGAACCTCACAACCATAATGATCTGGGGCAGTTCATTATCCATTGCGGTGGTGAGAATATTCTGTGTGATCCAGGAGCAGGGTTGTATACCCAAGCGTATTTTGCACCAGGCAGAGAGCAGTTGTTACACATCTCCTCATCCGGGCATAACGTTCCGCTCATTGAAGGCCAGGAGCAAAGTTCGGGCCGACAAGCGCAAGCCCATGTTTCAGAGGCAAAGCTGGCAGAGGGTGGCGGTGAGCTGAATACAACATTGGATCTGACATCCGCTTACTCTGGAGCTGCTTCACTGGCTCGTTATACGCGCCAATTTCATTGGAAGATGGCTTCTGACAGGAGCTGGAATGGAGCGGAATTGCGTCTCATTGACCGTTTTCAATGGAAGAGCAGGATGGTGTCTTCGGCAGAACGATTCTCTTCGGTGGATGTTTCAGATGCAGGATGTTCGAGCGTAGTGGAGCGATGGATGAGCAGAGTACAGCCTGAGGTGGTGAAGAGCGGTAATCTTCGCTGGCAAGGCATACATGGAACGGTCCATATGACGTATGATGCGAACCAGTGGCAGGTTTTTACGGAGGTTATGAACACAGTTGATCATGACAATGTCCCAGTCACATTCTATCGGACGTCACTATCATGGACAGGTGTGATCGATGAGACGGATGTTCGGACAGAACGTCCTAATCCGCTTGAAACGGTATGTGAGGTACGCTTCATCATTGAATCGAAAATGGGAGAAACCGAGGTGAGCATGCGTGAGTAA